The following are encoded in a window of bacterium SCSIO 12643 genomic DNA:
- a CDS encoding permease has translation MERFTELLSQMADYLVYDLLGIVEQSLFGNALHYFIMGFTEIIVLVILVTYFMGIVTSYLPMDRIRLYLERNKKSGFGNVLAALLGAVTPFCSCSSIPLFVGMMQARIPLGIALSYLITSPLVNEIAIAIFWVSYGWKITVIYVTSGIVLGVVGGIVLEKLGMSKYVAEWIKQLGENKVENIEDKRSFVEHVPEIHAEAKTTLKKLVPYIFIGLAIGSFIHGYVPESFFETYISKSNPLAVPLAVLLAIPLYIDAVGVLPIIESLVDKGVPLGTAIAFMMASIGLSFPEALLLKKVMQKKLIIAFFSTIGIGMILSGFFFNLIF, from the coding sequence ATGGAAAGGTTCACAGAGTTACTTTCTCAAATGGCTGATTATTTGGTTTATGATTTACTGGGAATTGTAGAACAGAGCTTGTTTGGGAATGCACTTCATTATTTTATAATGGGGTTTACTGAGATTATTGTACTGGTCATTTTGGTTACCTATTTTATGGGAATAGTAACGAGCTATTTACCGATGGACAGGATTCGTTTGTATTTGGAGCGAAACAAAAAATCTGGGTTTGGTAATGTTTTAGCTGCTTTGTTGGGGGCAGTCACACCATTTTGTTCTTGTTCGTCTATTCCTCTTTTTGTAGGAATGATGCAGGCAAGAATTCCATTGGGGATTGCCTTATCGTATTTGATTACTTCACCATTGGTAAATGAAATTGCGATTGCGATCTTTTGGGTATCATATGGTTGGAAAATTACAGTCATATATGTCACTTCAGGAATTGTGTTAGGTGTGGTAGGAGGAATTGTTCTTGAAAAATTAGGAATGTCCAAATATGTAGCGGAATGGATTAAGCAATTGGGAGAAAATAAAGTAGAGAATATTGAAGACAAAAGATCTTTTGTGGAACATGTACCTGAAATTCATGCTGAAGCCAAAACCACACTAAAAAAGTTGGTTCCATATATTTTTATTGGTTTAGCAATTGGATCTTTTATTCATGGATATGTTCCGGAGTCGTTTTTTGAAACTTATATATCCAAGTCAAATCCATTGGCGGTTCCACTAGCTGTTTTACTGGCAATCCCTTTATACATTGATGCTGTGGGCGTGTTACCAATTATAGAATCTTTGGTTGATAAGGGAGTGCCTTTAGGTACTGCCATTGCTTTTATGATGGCATCCATTGGCTTGTCTTTTCCTGAGGCACTATTACTTAAAAAGGTCATGCAGAAAAAGTTGATTATCGCCTTCTTTTCTACGATCGGTATAGGAATGATCTTATCCGGTTTTTTCTTTAATCTCATTTTTTAA
- a CDS encoding thioredoxin family protein translates to MKTTEIKILHSSCCAVGSPIKSQIERIAKKNNLEVKIEELSELEDTMVYGTMIFPSIVVNGKVYDYKKYWTEEKLLSII, encoded by the coding sequence ATGAAAACAACAGAAATAAAAATATTGCACTCATCTTGTTGCGCAGTTGGATCTCCGATTAAATCTCAAATTGAGAGAATAGCAAAGAAGAACAATTTAGAAGTTAAAATTGAAGAATTGTCTGAGTTGGAAGATACTATGGTGTATGGTACCATGATATTCCCTTCCATAGTGGTAAACGGTAAAGTATACGACTATAAGAAGTACTGGACAGAAGAAAAATTATTATCTATCATATAA
- a CDS encoding sigma-70 family RNA polymerase sigma factor, producing MKEECCNIGDVVQEFYTYLKAYVLKKVGDEHVAEDIVQDVMLKLVESHEKSIEIENIKAWLFQVSRNTIYDHYKKSRIVVEVDDALEAVDDAFSKIMVSDYIIPMIKLLPAEYGTPLMLSDIDSVPQKEIAERLGLGVSATKMRVQRGRKKLHNLFIECCDIEYDKNGNFIRCTIKHSCEPLQKISKEIKNNSL from the coding sequence ATGAAAGAGGAGTGCTGCAATATTGGTGATGTGGTCCAAGAGTTCTATACTTATTTGAAAGCGTATGTATTGAAGAAAGTAGGCGATGAACATGTTGCGGAAGATATCGTTCAGGACGTAATGCTAAAATTGGTAGAGTCTCATGAAAAGTCTATTGAGATTGAAAATATCAAAGCATGGCTTTTTCAGGTAAGCCGAAATACCATATACGATCATTATAAAAAGAGTAGAATAGTGGTAGAAGTCGATGATGCATTAGAGGCTGTTGATGATGCTTTTTCAAAAATTATGGTATCAGATTATATCATTCCAATGATAAAATTATTACCCGCTGAATATGGAACTCCTTTAATGTTAAGCGATATTGATAGCGTGCCACAGAAAGAAATAGCTGAGCGGTTAGGATTAGGCGTTTCTGCAACCAAAATGCGTGTACAACGTGGTCGAAAAAAACTTCATAATTTATTTATTGAATGTTGCGATATTGAATACGATAAAAATGGAAACTTTATCAGATGTACCATTAAACATTCGTGCGAACCTCTTCAAAAAATCTCAAAAGAAATAAAAAATAATTCATTGTGA
- a CDS encoding carboxypeptidase-like regulatory domain-containing protein, which translates to MEKVHYLKQTKILLTAILCCCSISLFAGGINGTLSNSRGEVLPYATIYINEIQSGTTTNQSGYFEIILAPGTYNMVFQYLGYQTISKRVTVGSEFVSLDVILQDKSVELRSATVYAGKEDPAYTLMRKAIAKAPVHLQELNWYTAQVYMKGSGRVIDAPFFIRKKLAEEGFDSTTAYISETVTNVRYERPNTYKQEVISTRTSGSSNNSAQNSFIFSSFYQPEIAGMISPFSKKAFSYYRFKYIESFEDRGYTINKIQVIPRSSGDNVVEGYLYLVENDWNIYRINFVTYEEGIKVWIRGVYAPIKPKIWLPVTLKFDVTGSYFGVDFEYNYLATVGDYVVEVNPDLNWDIEIIDEKIDKDLAKEIERLDKEMDAQANAQNGSDSTRSTKKSAKVTRKQLKKMLKEYEEQVDEEFEEEKDVVIDYNFTIDSMANKKDSAYWAQVRSVPLDSHEVRGYQKLDSIMIADIEEAKNDSIKKATFSPLELFFGGHTFRFNDSSSLNVSVPVSFNTVDGFLVGANLRYRYKFQDSSLLQVTGETHYGFSRTTLLGQMHLRYIYGERLRRGSFELSGGKMDVQINGDEPISPLLNSFTSLFMQDNFMKLYQKQYVKFRWAQNLTTKWKLEASVQYAERQQLENTTDFTFIKYHNRGYTSNIPQNEEYNGYTHVTKSELLNLDFKTEFRPWQKIYVRNGKKRLRDHSSPTLWLRYQHGIRSENDLGGFSDYSLGITHYMKVRGARRLRINAYGGIRDFRGDTTHVDFVDFVHFMGNESPFVNSNPATQYRMLSYYGNSTADAYASVLLNYEFRKLLLTQLFFVRMTGLKENLFANYLYTHYNDLHYAEFGYTLNNLFRIFRVEVVTNTLDDPFTNWAVRFGITTNFAFD; encoded by the coding sequence TTGGAAAAAGTACATTACCTGAAACAAACCAAAATCCTGCTTACTGCAATCTTATGTTGCTGCTCTATCTCTTTGTTTGCGGGAGGTATCAACGGAACTTTATCAAATTCGAGAGGAGAAGTATTACCTTATGCAACCATTTATATTAACGAAATTCAGTCAGGAACAACAACCAATCAAAGTGGATACTTTGAAATTATTTTAGCTCCAGGAACATATAATATGGTGTTTCAATATTTGGGGTATCAAACGATTTCTAAGCGTGTTACCGTTGGAAGTGAATTTGTTTCTCTGGATGTGATATTGCAGGATAAGAGTGTGGAATTAAGATCAGCCACGGTATATGCTGGAAAGGAAGATCCTGCGTATACATTGATGCGAAAAGCCATAGCAAAAGCTCCCGTACATTTACAAGAATTAAACTGGTATACAGCTCAGGTGTATATGAAAGGCTCAGGTAGAGTCATAGATGCACCTTTTTTTATTCGTAAAAAATTAGCGGAAGAAGGATTTGATTCTACTACTGCATATATTTCTGAAACAGTAACTAATGTGAGATACGAAAGACCGAACACCTACAAGCAAGAGGTGATCTCTACAAGAACAAGTGGCTCCAGTAATAACTCAGCACAGAATAGTTTTATATTCAGTTCATTCTATCAACCTGAGATAGCGGGAATGATATCTCCATTTTCTAAAAAAGCTTTTAGCTATTATCGATTTAAGTATATCGAGTCATTCGAAGATCGTGGTTATACGATTAATAAAATTCAGGTGATTCCTCGTTCTAGTGGAGACAACGTGGTGGAAGGATATCTGTATCTGGTTGAGAATGACTGGAATATTTACAGGATCAATTTCGTGACGTATGAGGAAGGTATTAAAGTGTGGATTCGAGGGGTTTATGCGCCAATAAAACCCAAAATTTGGCTTCCGGTCACATTGAAATTTGACGTCACGGGGTCTTATTTCGGAGTGGACTTTGAATACAATTATTTGGCAACGGTAGGGGATTATGTAGTAGAAGTAAATCCGGATTTGAATTGGGATATTGAGATTATAGACGAAAAAATAGACAAGGATTTAGCTAAAGAAATCGAACGCCTGGATAAGGAAATGGATGCGCAAGCCAATGCGCAAAATGGATCAGATTCAACACGATCAACTAAAAAAAGTGCAAAGGTGACCCGGAAGCAGCTCAAGAAAATGCTGAAAGAGTATGAAGAACAGGTAGATGAAGAATTTGAAGAAGAGAAAGATGTAGTCATTGATTATAATTTCACTATTGATTCGATGGCCAACAAAAAAGATTCTGCTTATTGGGCGCAAGTGCGTTCTGTTCCATTAGATTCTCATGAAGTAAGAGGTTATCAAAAGCTAGATAGTATCATGATTGCAGATATAGAAGAAGCAAAAAATGATTCGATCAAGAAAGCTACTTTTTCCCCTTTGGAACTGTTTTTTGGAGGACATACTTTTAGATTTAATGATTCCAGTAGTTTAAATGTCTCTGTGCCTGTAAGTTTTAACACTGTAGATGGTTTTTTAGTTGGAGCGAATCTAAGGTATAGATATAAATTTCAGGATTCCAGTTTGCTTCAAGTAACAGGAGAAACGCATTATGGCTTTTCCAGAACAACGTTATTGGGACAAATGCATTTAAGATACATATACGGAGAGCGATTGAGGAGAGGTTCTTTTGAATTGAGCGGTGGTAAAATGGATGTGCAGATTAACGGTGATGAACCAATTAGTCCGTTGTTGAATTCATTTACTTCTTTGTTTATGCAAGATAACTTTATGAAACTGTATCAGAAGCAGTATGTGAAGTTTAGATGGGCGCAAAACCTCACAACCAAATGGAAACTAGAAGCATCTGTTCAATATGCTGAACGACAACAATTAGAAAATACTACTGACTTTACTTTTATCAAGTATCATAATAGAGGATATACTTCAAATATTCCTCAAAACGAAGAATATAATGGTTATACCCATGTGACTAAATCGGAATTGTTAAATCTGGACTTTAAAACGGAATTTAGGCCCTGGCAAAAAATCTATGTAAGAAACGGTAAAAAGAGATTAAGAGATCATTCTTCACCGACTTTATGGTTGAGATATCAGCACGGTATTCGTTCCGAAAATGATTTAGGTGGATTTTCCGACTATAGTTTAGGAATTACGCATTACATGAAAGTGAGAGGAGCCAGAAGGTTACGTATAAATGCTTACGGAGGAATTCGAGATTTTAGGGGGGATACCACTCATGTTGATTTTGTTGATTTCGTACATTTTATGGGGAATGAGTCACCATTTGTGAATTCAAATCCAGCTACACAGTATAGAATGTTATCTTATTATGGAAACAGCACAGCTGATGCATATGCTTCGGTATTATTGAATTATGAGTTTAGAAAGTTATTACTCACTCAGCTCTTTTTTGTGCGAATGACCGGATTAAAAGAAAATCTATTTGCCAACTATCTCTATACGCATTACAATGATCTGCATTATGCTGAGTTTGGGTATACATTAAACAATCTATTTAGAATCTTTAGGGTAGAGGTAGTGACTAATACATTGGATGATCCGTTTACCAATTGGGCGGTACGATTTGGAATTACGACCAATTTTGCTTTTGATTGA
- a CDS encoding T9SS type A sorting domain-containing protein: MLRYILLFITGLSILSVNAQEKEKSGDLTMVKGQYLGIAKPDQISVPESHVPTPQEYYEIENFKDRNRVSPVERNMYPKIDPLWNPNQGISTQRVPTSSLLQSFNGIGYTNVNPPDPCVAAGNQYVIQMVNGSGGAIYNVYDKSGNSVTGNLSFDNMFTGFSGLGDPIVMYDQLAERWFLSEFSASGNRLLVAISVTNDPMGNFHTYVFQATNFPDYPKYSVWPDGYYCTSNENTSAIYAFQRDSMLVGAPANMIRQSVADLSGFGFQTLTPVTFDGASMPASVSPATFWRHVDDEAHYPGNADPFSDYLEYWEFTPDFDNINNSVFAGTKTISVTDFDSDLNGYFSFSAITQKGSSVQLDPLREVLMNRMNYRNFGLYEAMVACHVTDVDGNDRAGIRWYEFRKTPTTDWSLYQEGTYSPTSESRWMASIEINSNGSICLAYSVAGTNTFPSLRYTGRNVSDSSGVMTLPEQTIVDGTAANLSNRYGDYAAMTIDPADDSTFWFTGEYNAASSWSTRIAHIQLSDTCSGLTGTTVLTGAFTCPDDATGQVMVQAIGGNTPNYSYKLDQGVYQNSNMFSQLTPGNHSVFIKNGSCIAEVPFNLVGPDTFAFQETIIPVTCNGNTDGIITLTASGGSGNLLLSSDSINWGTSNIFSSLDTGYYTFYVRDDSNCIGTSQPIYVSAPGDISIVDSIVPTTTNVSNDGSIVLNVSGGNPPYEYSLDNITYQTSNIYTGLISGIYTVYVKDTKGCKGTSQVNLKVTSVNTITIKKDISIYPNPSSGIVNVVFTNITTGHPVQFRITDVSGKTIAEKTIRATRSRTNVPFDLSQHAKGVYILNISDQNSTQTFKIVLE, from the coding sequence ATGCTACGATATATTTTACTATTTATTACCGGACTTTCAATTTTATCTGTGAATGCACAGGAAAAAGAAAAATCGGGTGATTTAACTATGGTTAAGGGGCAATACCTCGGGATTGCAAAACCTGATCAGATTTCGGTTCCTGAAAGCCATGTTCCTACTCCACAAGAATATTATGAAATTGAAAACTTTAAAGATAGAAATCGGGTAAGCCCGGTTGAACGTAATATGTATCCTAAGATTGATCCATTATGGAATCCGAATCAGGGAATTTCTACGCAAAGAGTTCCTACTTCATCATTGTTACAATCTTTTAATGGGATAGGTTATACCAATGTCAATCCACCTGATCCTTGTGTAGCAGCAGGAAATCAATATGTGATTCAAATGGTAAATGGTTCCGGTGGCGCAATCTATAATGTGTATGATAAATCAGGAAACTCTGTAACAGGAAACTTAAGCTTTGACAATATGTTCACTGGTTTTTCAGGTTTAGGTGATCCTATCGTAATGTATGATCAACTGGCAGAAAGATGGTTTTTAAGTGAATTCTCAGCTTCTGGTAATCGACTATTGGTTGCAATTTCGGTAACGAATGATCCCATGGGAAATTTCCATACGTATGTTTTCCAGGCAACCAACTTTCCTGATTATCCAAAGTATTCAGTATGGCCTGATGGATATTACTGTACTTCTAACGAAAATACCAGTGCCATTTATGCTTTCCAAAGAGACTCTATGTTGGTAGGAGCACCAGCAAATATGATTCGTCAATCGGTTGCGGATTTATCGGGTTTTGGATTCCAGACATTAACTCCAGTAACTTTTGATGGAGCATCTATGCCTGCTTCAGTAAGTCCTGCTACATTTTGGAGACATGTAGACGATGAAGCACATTATCCCGGAAATGCAGACCCATTCTCAGATTATCTGGAATATTGGGAGTTTACTCCAGATTTTGACAATATAAATAACTCTGTATTTGCAGGTACTAAAACCATTTCGGTCACCGATTTTGATTCTGATTTAAATGGTTATTTCTCTTTCTCTGCCATTACACAAAAAGGTTCTTCTGTTCAATTAGATCCTTTAAGAGAAGTTTTAATGAATCGAATGAATTACAGAAACTTTGGACTTTACGAAGCTATGGTGGCATGTCATGTTACTGATGTTGATGGTAATGACAGAGCGGGAATCAGATGGTATGAATTTAGAAAAACACCAACAACCGATTGGTCCTTGTATCAAGAAGGGACCTACTCTCCTACTTCTGAAAGTCGTTGGATGGCATCCATAGAAATCAACTCCAACGGATCTATTTGTTTAGCTTATTCTGTAGCTGGTACCAACACCTTTCCTTCATTGAGGTATACAGGTCGAAATGTTTCTGATTCCTCAGGCGTCATGACCTTACCGGAACAAACTATTGTGGATGGAACGGCTGCAAATCTGAGCAATCGTTATGGAGATTATGCCGCTATGACGATCGATCCTGCGGATGATTCTACATTTTGGTTTACCGGAGAATACAATGCTGCTTCCAGCTGGAGCACAAGAATTGCGCATATTCAACTATCGGATACTTGTTCCGGACTTACAGGAACTACTGTTCTTACCGGGGCCTTTACTTGCCCGGATGATGCTACTGGACAGGTTATGGTGCAAGCCATTGGTGGAAACACCCCAAATTACAGCTACAAATTAGATCAGGGAGTGTATCAAAACTCAAACATGTTTTCTCAACTAACACCAGGAAACCATTCGGTTTTTATTAAGAATGGCTCCTGCATCGCTGAGGTTCCGTTTAATTTGGTTGGTCCGGATACATTTGCTTTTCAAGAAACCATAATTCCGGTAACCTGTAATGGGAATACGGATGGGATTATTACTCTTACCGCTTCAGGTGGATCTGGGAACTTATTATTGAGTTCTGATAGTATCAATTGGGGTACCAGTAATATTTTCTCATCACTGGATACAGGATATTACACATTCTATGTAAGAGATGATAGCAATTGTATAGGTACTTCTCAACCCATTTATGTATCTGCTCCGGGTGATATCTCCATTGTTGATTCTATTGTTCCAACAACCACAAATGTGTCAAATGATGGCTCAATTGTCTTAAACGTTTCAGGAGGAAATCCGCCTTATGAATACAGTCTGGACAATATCACCTATCAAACGAGTAATATTTATACCGGACTAATTTCCGGTATTTATACGGTTTACGTGAAAGATACAAAGGGTTGTAAAGGGACTTCTCAAGTCAATCTAAAAGTGACATCAGTGAATACCATTACAATCAAAAAGGATATCTCCATTTATCCTAATCCTTCATCCGGAATCGTAAATGTGGTATTTACCAATATCACTACGGGACATCCTGTTCAATTTAGAATTACAGACGTATCCGGAAAAACGATTGCCGAAAAAACTATTCGTGCAACCAGATCCAGAACAAATGTTCCTTTTGATTTAAGCCAACATGCTAAAGGCGTTTATATTTTAAATATTTCTGATCAGAATAGCACACAAACCTTTAAAATTGTATTGGAATAA
- a CDS encoding RecQ family ATP-dependent DNA helicase → MIDKAREVLQKYWNYPDFRPDQNRVITSILSARDTIALLPTGGGKSICYQVPGMTLDGVTIVISPLIALMNDQVSHLKKNGISAIAITSGMSYREVDIALENAVYHKYKFVYVSPERVNTELFQQRLKVMKVALFAIDEAHCISQWGFDFRPNYLKLSKLRELQPKVPILALTASAPPQVVKDIGTFLQLSDHQLIQGNFSRPNLSYYFIKTDNKTDRIQKILRKTEGAGIVYSHTRKDTKKLSDWLQSQSIPSTFYHGGLSYQDRENARLLWMKNEKPYICATNAFGMGIDKPDVRVVAHYHLPLSIEAYYQEAGRAGRDGEKAWSIVLFNNADLTEIRNRLERSFPELKTIKHIYKVLTNFYLLPPGTGGGSSLPFQITEICQRYNLKPGVVYNSIKFLEKEGYISLSDAARTPSRIMITASQKTLYNYRLKDRIVGETIEVLLRSYTGLFDDFQVINETLLGQRTQQNRRTIVQHFRQLKKLNLIDYREQTEVPWLTFTENAVMEQNLRISPENYHLLKKMAHQRLDTFIELLTSKNECRNKIILRYFGIDEPDDCGICDVCIKRQKKPIPQSKEAKIERILNLKSKGQKDLEIIDTFPVSDKKEIIQLIQFLKDEGRII, encoded by the coding sequence ATGATAGATAAAGCACGGGAAGTACTTCAGAAATACTGGAATTACCCGGATTTTAGACCAGATCAAAATAGAGTCATCACGAGTATTTTAAGTGCTCGTGATACTATTGCTTTGCTTCCAACCGGAGGCGGTAAATCCATATGTTATCAAGTTCCTGGGATGACTCTAGATGGCGTCACCATTGTTATCTCTCCTTTGATTGCTTTGATGAATGATCAGGTAAGCCATCTCAAAAAAAACGGAATTTCGGCTATTGCAATCACTTCCGGAATGAGTTATCGAGAAGTAGATATTGCACTGGAAAATGCGGTATATCACAAATACAAGTTTGTTTATGTTTCTCCTGAACGTGTAAATACGGAATTATTCCAACAGCGATTAAAAGTCATGAAAGTCGCTTTATTTGCTATTGATGAAGCGCATTGTATTTCGCAATGGGGCTTTGACTTTCGTCCGAATTATCTCAAATTGTCAAAGCTTCGGGAATTACAACCCAAAGTTCCCATTTTAGCTTTAACTGCGAGTGCTCCACCACAAGTCGTAAAAGATATTGGCACATTTCTACAGCTTTCTGATCATCAGCTTATTCAAGGTAACTTTTCTCGACCAAATCTTTCGTATTACTTTATTAAAACGGATAATAAAACAGATAGAATTCAAAAGATTCTTCGAAAAACTGAAGGTGCAGGAATTGTATATTCACATACCAGAAAAGACACCAAAAAGCTCTCTGATTGGTTACAATCTCAGTCCATTCCTTCTACATTTTATCATGGTGGTCTTTCATATCAAGATCGCGAAAACGCACGTCTATTGTGGATGAAAAACGAAAAACCTTATATATGTGCCACAAATGCCTTTGGAATGGGGATCGACAAACCCGATGTACGTGTTGTCGCACATTATCATCTCCCCCTCTCTATAGAAGCCTATTATCAGGAAGCTGGTAGAGCAGGACGCGATGGTGAAAAAGCCTGGTCAATTGTACTATTCAACAATGCTGATCTAACCGAAATCCGCAACAGATTGGAGCGTTCTTTCCCGGAACTCAAAACAATTAAACATATTTACAAAGTCCTTACGAACTTTTATCTTTTACCTCCCGGAACCGGTGGTGGATCTTCTTTGCCTTTTCAAATTACGGAAATTTGTCAACGCTATAATTTAAAACCTGGTGTGGTTTACAATTCGATAAAATTCCTGGAGAAAGAAGGTTATATTTCTTTAAGCGATGCTGCGCGTACACCTTCCAGAATCATGATTACAGCTTCTCAAAAGACATTGTATAACTATAGATTAAAAGATCGAATTGTCGGAGAAACCATAGAAGTTCTACTCCGCTCATACACTGGTCTATTTGATGATTTTCAAGTAATCAACGAAACCTTATTAGGTCAACGTACCCAACAAAATCGGAGAACTATTGTGCAACATTTCAGACAACTGAAAAAACTGAATTTGATTGATTATCGTGAACAAACGGAAGTTCCCTGGCTGACTTTTACTGAGAATGCGGTTATGGAACAAAATCTACGGATTAGTCCTGAAAACTACCATCTACTCAAAAAAATGGCACATCAACGTTTAGATACTTTTATAGAACTCTTAACCTCAAAAAATGAATGCCGAAACAAAATTATCCTGAGATACTTTGGTATTGATGAGCCAGATGATTGTGGAATTTGTGATGTCTGTATCAAACGTCAAAAAAAACCTATTCCTCAATCTAAAGAAGCAAAAATTGAGCGTATTCTAAATCTAAAATCTAAGGGACAGAAAGATCTTGAAATTATTGATACTTTTCCAGTATCGGATAAAAAAGAGATTATACAACTCATACAATTCCTTAAAGATGAAGGGCGTATAATTTAA
- the moaA gene encoding GTP 3',8-cyclase MoaA has product MIIDQYDRVHSYLRISLIERCNLRCTYCMPEEGIPLLPKSHIMRNEEIIDIAREFVNLGVRKIRLTGGEPLMRKGLDFILEGLQSLNVDLGMTTNAILLNQHWDLLKRTGCTALNISLDSLQAEKMNQLSRRNKFEIIMDNIHETIRRGFDVKINVVLLKGTNDDEIVDFIEWGRNLPITVRFIEFMPFSGNKWDWNKDGITLKDVLHKAENYFGEENVERVSDAPNDTSKNYRIKDSIGKFAVISTVSNPFCDTCNRIRLTADGKMKNCLFSNSETDILGAYRSGQPLKEVILNGVWNKKQARGGMTQFEDFADPVQNQENRSMIRIGG; this is encoded by the coding sequence ATGATAATTGATCAATACGATAGGGTTCATAGTTATTTGCGGATCTCTCTGATAGAACGCTGTAATTTACGTTGTACATATTGTATGCCGGAAGAAGGAATACCTCTACTTCCAAAGTCGCATATTATGCGTAATGAGGAGATCATTGACATTGCTCGTGAATTCGTGAATTTAGGTGTGCGTAAGATTCGTTTGACTGGAGGGGAACCTTTGATGCGTAAAGGATTAGACTTTATTCTGGAAGGATTGCAGAGCTTAAATGTAGATTTAGGGATGACCACTAACGCTATTTTATTGAATCAACATTGGGACCTTTTAAAACGTACAGGGTGTACTGCGTTAAATATCAGTTTGGATTCGCTTCAGGCTGAAAAAATGAATCAACTTTCCAGACGGAATAAATTTGAGATCATCATGGATAATATCCATGAAACCATACGAAGAGGTTTTGATGTCAAGATCAATGTAGTATTGCTGAAGGGAACCAATGATGATGAAATAGTTGATTTCATAGAATGGGGTAGAAATTTACCGATAACCGTTAGATTCATTGAGTTTATGCCATTTAGCGGGAATAAATGGGACTGGAATAAAGATGGAATCACGCTAAAGGATGTTCTTCATAAAGCAGAAAATTATTTTGGAGAAGAGAACGTAGAACGTGTATCAGACGCACCAAATGATACCTCTAAAAATTATCGAATAAAAGATTCTATTGGAAAGTTTGCAGTTATTAGTACAGTGTCCAATCCATTTTGTGATACATGTAATCGAATTCGTTTAACCGCAGATGGAAAAATGAAAAACTGCTTGTTTTCAAATTCTGAAACAGATATTCTTGGGGCCTATCGAAGTGGTCAACCCTTAAAGGAAGTCATTTTGAATGGCGTTTGGAATAAAAAGCAGGCCAGAGGCGGTATGACCCAATTCGAAGATTTTGCCGATCCTGTTCAAAATCAGGAGAACCGTAGTATGATTCGAATAGGGGGATAG
- the moaCB gene encoding bifunctional molybdenum cofactor biosynthesis protein MoaC/MoaB codes for MVDITHKINTLREATAQATVTVSSEDTITAVQNNTVPKGNVFEMAKAAGLLGVKNTPLILPDCHPLPIEYTGIDYEIDGLQIRIRMTVKTIYKTGVEVEAMHGASVVALTMYDMLKPIDKGVEIRDIRLLKKKGGKSDFKDRFRTDLTAAVIVCSDTISAGQKEDKAGKAIIAKLEDSQVEVKDYVIIPDEKEDIQDRLNTYVDQNLDLVIYTGGTGLSKRDVTPESIQPLLDMEIPGIAEAIRSYGQERMPFAMLSRSLVGVKEQTLVMALPGSTRGAQESVDAVFPFVLHLFRIMKGARHDN; via the coding sequence ATGGTTGATATAACACACAAGATAAATACTTTAAGAGAAGCAACAGCACAGGCCACAGTTACCGTGAGTTCAGAAGATACTATTACAGCTGTTCAGAATAATACCGTGCCTAAGGGGAATGTATTTGAAATGGCAAAAGCAGCTGGATTATTAGGGGTGAAAAATACGCCTCTAATTTTGCCTGATTGTCATCCGCTACCTATTGAGTATACTGGTATTGATTATGAAATTGACGGATTGCAAATTCGTATCAGGATGACCGTAAAAACCATCTATAAAACGGGAGTGGAAGTAGAGGCGATGCATGGGGCAAGTGTGGTGGCGCTAACCATGTATGATATGTTAAAGCCAATTGATAAAGGGGTGGAGATTCGAGACATCAGATTACTGAAGAAAAAAGGTGGTAAATCTGATTTTAAAGACCGTTTTAGAACGGATTTAACAGCAGCGGTGATTGTATGTTCAGACACCATTTCTGCAGGGCAAAAAGAGGATAAAGCAGGAAAAGCGATCATAGCCAAATTGGAAGATTCTCAGGTAGAGGTTAAAGATTATGTGATCATTCCGGATGAAAAAGAAGACATTCAGGATAGACTAAATACATATGTGGATCAGAATCTGGATTTGGTAATTTATACCGGTGGAACCGGATTATCAAAAAGAGATGTAACCCCAGAATCTATTCAACCATTATTGGATATGGAAATTCCGGGAATTGCTGAGGCGATCAGAAGTTATGGTCAGGAGCGAATGCCATTTGCTATGCTTTCCAGAAGTTTGGTAGGTGTAAAAGAACAGACTTTGGTAATGGCTTTACCAGGTTCTACCAGAGGAGCTCAGGAATCAGTAGATGCGGTATTTCCATTTGTATTACACCTGTTTAGAATCATGAAGGGTGCCAGACATGATAATTGA